Part of the Bacteriovorax stolpii genome, TTTTCCCGGAACAACTACCGATTCAACAGAATCGATAAACAGGAATGGGTCTCTATGAGGAAGGATTTGTTTAACTTGTTCAGTAGTCAGTAACATTGAGCGTTCTCCTAATAACTATTCACTTTTATCTTTTGAGGAAGAGAGCGAGTGCTTTCTAATGTAGGCCACTCCTTTCATCCATTCTTTAATATTTCTCGCCGGGAATCCTCCCAGGACTTCTCCGTCTTCAACGTTGTTGATGACACCTGCACCGCCGGCAATTTGCACGCCCTTACCGATCTTTAAGCCGTTGGCAGCTTTCGCATCTCCGCCAAAAACTGTGTAGTCGCCAATCGTTGTACTTCCACCAAGACCTGCTTGTCCACAGAGTATGACACCAGTTCCAAGTTTACAGTTGTGGCCAATTTGAACCTGATTATCAATCTTAGAGCCTCTTCCAATTTTTGTCGGAGAGAAAGTTCCAGAATCAATACAAGTCGCAGCTCCAATCTCAACATCGTCTTCGATGATCACGCTTCCCATGTGCCACACTTTATGGTGAACACCTTTTGAGAAGTTGTATCCAAAACCATCCGCACCGATCACGCAGTTAGCGTGAATGCGAACGTTGTTGCCAATTTTTACATTTCTATAAACAGTTGTGCCCGGGAAAATTTCTGTTCCTTCTCCCACTGTCACACCAGACATCAAAGTGACACCTGAATGGATTTTTACATTCTCAGCAATCGTCACGTTCTCGCCGAGAAAAGCCCCTTGAGCAATCCAGACACTCGGGTGAATAGAAGCTGTTCCCATTTGACGGCCATCAACCATATCATTTGGATTTCCGATTTTTTCATCGTAAAAAGGTTTCGATAAAAAAGACATCGCCAGGTTTACATCAAGAACAGTGGCCACCCACCATGCTTTTTGCTTAATAAGTTCTAATTGGTCCGGGCTGACTAAA contains:
- the lpxD gene encoding UDP-3-O-(3-hydroxymyristoyl)glucosamine N-acyltransferase — translated: MKLGNLIKFEQSFQLITESDEALAVEGITDSTEYLPRHIYFIKNKNFMADFLQSEDALHIGVIIEKKFFDLVSPDQLELIKQKAWWVATVLDVNLAMSFLSKPFYDEKIGNPNDMVDGRQMGTASIHPSVWIAQGAFLGENVTIAENVKIHSGVTLMSGVTVGEGTEIFPGTTVYRNVKIGNNVRIHANCVIGADGFGYNFSKGVHHKVWHMGSVIIEDDVEIGAATCIDSGTFSPTKIGRGSKIDNQVQIGHNCKLGTGVILCGQAGLGGSTTIGDYTVFGGDAKAANGLKIGKGVQIAGGAGVINNVEDGEVLGGFPARNIKEWMKGVAYIRKHSLSSSKDKSE